A window of Rhodothermales bacterium genomic DNA:
AGGGTACGGGCGCGACCGACTGGGTGACCCGGTTCACGGTCGGCGACGACCCCTTCTGGGATACGCTCCTCATCCCGTACGACCTGGCGGCCAGCCGGGCGCACGCCCGCGGGCTGGTGACGGCAGGCGTGTTGACCGAACAGGAATTCTCCGCACTTTCTGCGGAGATTACAGCGCTGGAAAAACGGACAGACCTGGTGGTTCAGGTCGAAGACGAAGATTGTCACACCCTCATTGAGCGCCTCTTGATCGAAAAAGTGGGCGACGCCGGTCGCAAGATCCATACCGGCCGGTCCCGCAACGACCAGGTGGTGGCGGCCCTCCGGCTCTGGCTCATGGATGCGCTCGACGGCACGGCCCGCGCCACCGCGCGCGTGGCGGGCCACCTGTTGGACCACGCCGATGCCGGCGCGGACCAGTTCATGCCGGGATATACCCATTTGCAGCGGGCCATGCCGTCGAGCGTGGCCGTCTGGGCCCTCGGATACGCCGAGAACCTGGTGGACGACGTCCGCGCACTGCGCGAAGCCACGGGCCACGTATCGCAGGGACCGCTCGGCAGCGCCGCCGGATACGGCGTCCCGTTCCTGGATTTGCCCCGGGAGGCTACGTCGGCGGATCTCGGGTTCGCCCGCCTCCAGGAACAGGTCGCGGCCGTGCAATTGTCCCGCGGAAAGCTGGATCTGCATGCCGTCCACGCCCTGGTGCAGGCGGCCATGACCATCAACCGGCTGGCCTCGGACCTCGTCCTGTTTGCCACCGCCGAGTTCGGCTTCATCACCCTGCCCGTCGAATACACCACCGGCAGCAGCATCATGCCGCAGAAGCGCAACCCAGATGTGCTCGAACTGGCACGGGCCACGCTGCATCGGATTACGGCGGAAATGCAGGTCCTGATCGGCGTACCCTCCAATCTTCCATCCGGATA
This region includes:
- the argH gene encoding argininosuccinate lyase; this encodes MKDTPNRPIWFKGTGATDWVTRFTVGDDPFWDTLLIPYDLAASRAHARGLVTAGVLTEQEFSALSAEITALEKRTDLVVQVEDEDCHTLIERLLIEKVGDAGRKIHTGRSRNDQVVAALRLWLMDALDGTARATARVAGHLLDHADAGADQFMPGYTHLQRAMPSSVAVWALGYAENLVDDVRALREATGHVSQGPLGSAAGYGVPFLDLPREATSADLGFARLQEQVAAVQLSRGKLDLHAVHALVQAAMTINRLASDLVLFATAEFGFITLPVEYTTGSSIMPQKRNPDVLELARATLHRITAEMQVLIGVPSNLPSGYHRDLQLTKEAVMRAFLRGKDLLDAMDAMLPEIAFNPDKLEAARTPDLYATASALERVSKGVPFRTAYVESASDKADWERQRQQAAAEQYRHAGAPGQTRTTVLRAELKELTSF